DNA from Sphingomonas sp. R1:
TCGCCACCGACGCAACGATCGCGTAGCGCCACGCGCCCTTCAGCTGCTCATAGGTGACGATGCCGGCATGTTCGAGCAGCATCAGCAGCACCGGCAGCAGGAACGAGATCCCGAAGCCGAAGATGAACTGCATGATGAACTTGAGGTAGCTGTTGACGTCTGGCAGCGCTTCCTGCTGCACGCCGCCGAGGTTGCCCTGGAAGCCGAGCAGGAATTTCAGCGCCACCGGAATGGCGACGAAATAGGCCATCGCCGCCCCTGCGGTGAACAGCACCGGCGTTGCGAGCAGAAAAGGCAGCAGCGCCTGCTTCTCGCGCCGGTAGAGGCCGGGGGCGACAAACTGCCACAGCTGGTTGGCGATCACCGGAAAGGCGATCATCAGGCCCGCGAAGAAGGCGACCTTCACCTCGACGAGGAAGCCGCCGAAGATCTCGGTGTTGATGATCTTCACCTGACCCGCGGTCTTGAGCGGGGCAACCAGGAAGCCGAGAATGCCGCGCGCGAAATAGAGCGAGCCGCCGAACGCGACGAGCAGCGATACGATCGACCAGATCAGCCGCCGCCGCAGCTCGATCAGATGATCGAGCAAGGGAGCCTGGGTATCGTCGATCTCGGTCACGGCTGCACTTCGCTGGAAGGAGGTACGGGGCTTGCGGGCGGTACGGCACCGGTGGCCGGCACGGCCTTGGCCTCGGTTGCCGCCGGCTTGGCTGCGGAAACCTCCACCGGCGCGGGATCGGCATGGATATCCGGCTTGGGCGTCATCACCGGGGCGTCGTCGCCGTGGAGCGTCGGGTCCTGAGGCTGATGCTCGATCGCCGCGGGCACAGCATGCGCCTCGGGCGCCGCGAGCGGCTGCGGCGGATATTGCCGCATGATCCGCTCATTCTCCGCCGCCCACTGCTTCTCCAGCTCGGCAAGCTCCGCCTCGCGCACCATCGAATCGAGGCCGGAGCGGAACTGGCGGGCGACGCCGCGCGCCTTCCCCACCCATTTGCCGACGAAATGCATGGCCCGCGGCAGATCCTTCGGGCCGATGAACACCAGGGCTACGATGGCCACGAGCAGAAACTCGCTGGGCGCGATATCGAACATTCTTTCGGCGTATCCACTCGCATGGCATGCGCCGGTGTACCCGGCACGCTGCGATCAACATCCGGGCGCCCGACGGCCGGGCGCCCCGGCAGCGCTCAGCGCTGCTCCTCGCGGGCGCGTTCGGCGTCCGGGGTATAGCCCGTCTCCGGCGCGGCCTTGCCTTCCAGGCGGGTCGGCGGCGTCGGCGTGCTGTCGTCCTCGGCCATGCCCTTCTTGAAGCTCTTGATGCCCTTGGCGACGTCGCCCATCATGTTGGAGAAACGGCCACCGCCCAGCAGCAGGATGGCGATGATGCCGACGACCAGCCAGTGCATCAGGCTGAAGCTACCCATGAGAATTCTCCTTGATATCCGGACCTATCTAAGGCCCGCGGCCCCCAACGGCAACGGTTGATCACCCAACGCTGGCGTACACAGCGCCGAATGGAAGAGGACGGCCTTATTCGTCGTCCGTGACAGTTTCGCGTTCGCTCGCCGCCTCGGCCGCATCCAGCTGTTCCAGCGCGAGATCGACGGGATCGAGCAGCCCCGCTGCCTTCAGGTCCTCGATACCCGGCAGGTCGCGCCGGCTGGCGAGCCCGAAATGGCTGAGGAAGCCGGGCGTGGTCGCATACATCAGCGGCCGGCCCGGCACCTCGCGGCGGCCCGCCGGGCGCACCCAGCCCGCCTCCATCAGCACGTCGATCGTGCCCTTGGAGATCTGCACGCCGCGGATCGCCTCGATCTCGGCGCGGGTGACCGGCTCGTGATAGGCGATGATCGCCAGCGTCTCGATGCCCGCGCGGCTGAGCTTACGGCTGTCCTCGCGGTCGCGGCGAAGCAGATGGGCGAGATCGGCGGCGGTCTGGAAATGCCAGCGATCGCCGCGGCGGACCAGTTCGATGCCGCGCCCGGCATAGAAACCGCCCAGCGCCGCGAGGGCGGCGCGCACGTCCACCTCGGGCCCGACATAGGCGCGGATATCCTCCACGCCGAGCGGCCCCTCGGCGGCGAACAGCACGGCCTCCACCGCCCGCACCGGATCGCCGGCATCGATCATTGCGGGATCGCCTTGAGGTAGAGCGGCGCAAATGGTGCCGCCTGCCGGATCTCCAGCCGCCCCTGCCGCGCCAGCTCGAGTGCCGCGACAAAGGACGAGGCGAGCGCGGAGCGGCGATAGCGATCGCTCGCACCGTCGGGCAGAAAACTCTCGATTACCGTCCAGTCGATCCGGGTGCCGAGCTGGGTGGAAAGGCGCTCCAGCGCCGCCTCCAGCGTCATCACGTCACGGTGCGCCACGACGTGCATCACCGGCCGCGTCCGCGCGCTGATGCGGCCATAGGCAGCGATCAGGTCGAAGATCTCGACTTCCCACTTGGCCTGGCGCTCGACGCGCAGCCCTTCGGGCGCGCCGCGCGGGAAGACGTCGCGCCCCATCCGGTCGCGCGCGACCAGCCGCGCGCCCGCCTCACGCATCGCGCTCAGCCGTTCCAGGCGGAGTTGCAGGCGGAGCGCCAGCTCCTCGGGGCTCGGGCTCTCGGCCGGGTTGCGCGGGAGCAGCAGCGCGGACTTCAGATACGCGAGCCACGCCGCCATGACGAGATAGTCGGCGGCAAGCTCCAGCCGCAGTTCGCGCGCGGCATGGACATAGGCGAGATACTGCTCGACCAGTTCGAGGATCGAGATCTGGCGCAGATCGACCTTCTGCGTGCGCGCAAGCGCGAGCAGCAGGTCGAGCGGGCCTTCCCAGCCCTCCACCTCGATCTTCAGGATGTCGTCGCCCCCGTCCACCGGCCGGTCATAGGGGGCGGTACGAGGCGCGGCAACAATTAGCCCCTCCTCCTTGGGGGCGGGCTACCGCATAGGACGCCAAAGGTCGGCGGGCATCTCGAAAACCATCGTCATTCCCGCGAAGGCGGGAATCCATTGGCCAGTGCGCTGGGGAAAGAACCTCGGATGCACCGCCAATCGATCCCCGCCTTCGCGGGGATGACGACGTCTTTTGGCTATATGCGATAGCCCTGCCCGTCCAAGGAGGAGCGGCTAGAAAGGGTCATACCCCCAGCAGTGCATCCCGCTTCGCCAGCAGCTCGGCCAGCGGCACGTCCTCCGCCGCGCCGACCGACCCCATCGCCCGCGCCAGCCGCTCCAGACACGGCGCTGGCGCATCGCCAATCCGCCCGGCAATATCCACCATCTCCGGCATCCGCGCCCAGCAATCGAGCACCACGTCGCAGCCCGCCGCGAGCGCGCGCTCGGCCTTCTCCCCGGCGGTGCCGGAGAGCGCCTTCATGTCGATATCGTCGGTGAACAGCAGCCCGTCGAACCCGATCCGCCCCCGGATGATCTCGCGGATCACCGTCGGCGAAAGGGTCGCGGGCAGTTCGGAATCCCAGGCCTCATAGACGATATGCGCGGTCATCCCCATGGGGGCGGCCGCCAGTCGCTGGAACGGCAGCAGGTCCGCTTCGAGTTCCTCGGCGCTGGCCGTCACCCGCGGAAGTTCGAGATGGCTGTCGACCATGGCCCGGCCATGCCCCGGCATATGTTTGATCACACCGACCACGCCGCCGCGCCGCAACCCGTCGAGCAGTGCCCGCCCCAGCGCCGCCACCCGCATCGGGTCGCGCCCGAACGCGCGGTCGCCGATCGCGGGGGTGCCGCCTTCCACCGCCACATCGAGCATCGGCGCAAGGTCCACATTCACCCCCGCCTCGCGCAGGATCGCGGCTAGCGCGTGGCCGTTCGCCCGCGCCGCCTCGATCGCGGAGATCGGCGCGCGCTCGTACAGCGCATCGAATGCCGCACCCGCCGGAAAGGCCGGCCACACCGGCGGCTGCATCCGGGCGACGCGGCCGCCTTCCTGGTCGATCGTGATCGGCAGGTCGTCGCGCCCG
Protein-coding regions in this window:
- a CDS encoding segregation and condensation protein A; protein product: MDGGDDILKIEVEGWEGPLDLLLALARTQKVDLRQISILELVEQYLAYVHAARELRLELAADYLVMAAWLAYLKSALLLPRNPAESPSPEELALRLQLRLERLSAMREAGARLVARDRMGRDVFPRGAPEGLRVERQAKWEVEIFDLIAAYGRISARTRPVMHVVAHRDVMTLEAALERLSTQLGTRIDWTVIESFLPDGASDRYRRSALASSFVAALELARQGRLEIRQAAPFAPLYLKAIPQ
- the tatC gene encoding twin-arginine translocase subunit TatC — protein: MTEIDDTQAPLLDHLIELRRRLIWSIVSLLVAFGGSLYFARGILGFLVAPLKTAGQVKIINTEIFGGFLVEVKVAFFAGLMIAFPVIANQLWQFVAPGLYRREKQALLPFLLATPVLFTAGAAMAYFVAIPVALKFLLGFQGNLGGVQQEALPDVNSYLKFIMQFIFGFGISFLLPVLLMLLEHAGIVTYEQLKGAWRYAIVASVAIAAVLTPPDVGSQLLLAGPLVGLYFLSLVAIYFTRRRRERTAAADGEAHTAE
- a CDS encoding twin-arginine translocase TatA/TatE family subunit — protein: MGSFSLMHWLVVGIIAILLLGGGRFSNMMGDVAKGIKSFKKGMAEDDSTPTPPTRLEGKAAPETGYTPDAERAREEQR
- the nagZ gene encoding beta-N-acetylhexosaminidase; the encoded protein is MKPVIFGLSGLSLTDDERAFFRDAEPLGYILFKRNCESPAQMRALTEDLRSLHGRDDLPITIDQEGGRVARMQPPVWPAFPAGAAFDALYERAPISAIEAARANGHALAAILREAGVNVDLAPMLDVAVEGGTPAIGDRAFGRDPMRVAALGRALLDGLRRGGVVGVIKHMPGHGRAMVDSHLELPRVTASAEELEADLLPFQRLAAAPMGMTAHIVYEAWDSELPATLSPTVIREIIRGRIGFDGLLFTDDIDMKALSGTAGEKAERALAAGCDVVLDCWARMPEMVDIAGRIGDAPAPCLERLARAMGSVGAAEDVPLAELLAKRDALLGV
- the scpB gene encoding SMC-Scp complex subunit ScpB, with the protein product MIDAGDPVRAVEAVLFAAEGPLGVEDIRAYVGPEVDVRAALAALGGFYAGRGIELVRRGDRWHFQTAADLAHLLRRDREDSRKLSRAGIETLAIIAYHEPVTRAEIEAIRGVQISKGTIDVLMEAGWVRPAGRREVPGRPLMYATTPGFLSHFGLASRRDLPGIEDLKAAGLLDPVDLALEQLDAAEAASERETVTDDE
- the tatB gene encoding Sec-independent protein translocase protein TatB, yielding MFDIAPSEFLLVAIVALVFIGPKDLPRAMHFVGKWVGKARGVARQFRSGLDSMVREAELAELEKQWAAENERIMRQYPPQPLAAPEAHAVPAAIEHQPQDPTLHGDDAPVMTPKPDIHADPAPVEVSAAKPAATEAKAVPATGAVPPASPVPPSSEVQP